A portion of the Punica granatum isolate Tunisia-2019 chromosome 7, ASM765513v2, whole genome shotgun sequence genome contains these proteins:
- the LOC116213965 gene encoding probable methyltransferase PMT28 yields MSLAPLARHAKRPQGFCVKVTAVAVLGLCFIVVWSIFSSPSTSVTTQRESFDDINEPVSEDKKVIDSSRTRPSKEEPVKHEKTGEDDMRGRSESDLERIEQKPVNRSVSSPPDVHQSGPTKRGKHAAKPKKERSEIKLPNEGENDKEGSEESEVKEGEDGGDEEVVIDNGDDNSNTESETNGGTEGNGDLVESVDSEGVEKAEGESEGSKVPGKKRKAKGPVFDPKARWSWKICRTRSKHNYIPCIDNESGRFQSYRHSERSCPRTPPMCLVPLPRGGYGTPVKWPESKMKIYYKNVAHPILDSFIKKHSWVMESGAHLLFPGNQSEFKGGVLHYLEFIEEMVPDIEWGKNIRVVLDIGCTDSSFAASLLDKDVIILSLGLKDDLVDLAQVALERGFPTIISPFATRRLPFPSMVFDAIHCGGCNILWHHRGGRLLLEMNRILRPSGYFILSSKHESIEEEEAMSTLTASICWNILAHKTDEVSEVGVKVYQKPESNDIYELRRKKNPPLCKESENPNAAWYVPMKTCLNTIPASIEERGTEWPVEWPDRLETLPDWLENKDKLSADTNHWNAIFKNSYLSGIGIDWSSIRNVMDMKAIYGGFAAALSQQNVWVMNVVPVHAPDTLPIIFERGLIGIYHDWCESFGTYPRSYDLLHADHLFSRLKNRCKQPVAIVVEMDRILRPGGWVIVRDKVEILDPLEGILRSLHWEIRLTYAQNKEGILCAQKTLWRP; encoded by the exons ATGTCTTTAGCCCCGCTTGCCCGTCATGCTAAACGCCCGCAGGGGTTCTGCGTGAAGGTGACTGCTGTTGCTGTTCTGGGTCTGTGCTTCATTGTCGTTTGGTCTATATTTTCTTCGCCTTCCACTTCAGTGACTACTCAAAGGGAGAGTTTCGATGATATCAATGAGCCCGTGTCTGAAGACAAGAAGGTAATCGATTCTTCTCGGACTCGACCGAGTAAAGAGGAGCCCGTAAAACATGAGAAAACTGGAGAGGATGATATGAGAGGGAGATCTGAATCTGATCTGGAGAGGATTGAGCAGAAACCGGTGAATAGGTCGGTTTCTTCGCCCCCTGATGTTCATCAGTCTGGGCCCACCAAAAGGGGAAAACATGCTGCTAaaccaaagaaagaaagaagtgaAATCAAGTTGCCTAATGAAGGGGAAAATGATAAAGAAGGATCTGAGGAGTCTGAAGTGAAAGAGGGGGAGGACGGTGGGGATGAAGAAGTAGTGATTGATAATGGAGATGATAATTCGAACACTGAAAGTGAAACGAATGGGGGGACGGAGGGAAACGGGGATTTGGTCGAATCAGTGGATTCAGAAGGGGTGGAGAAGGCAGAAGGAGAGAGTGAAGGATCAAAAGTCCcagggaagaagaggaaagcaAAGGGTCCTGTATTTGATCCCAAGGCGCGTTGGAGCTGGAAAATTTGCAGGACAAGGAGCAAACACAATTACATTCCTTGTATCGACAATGAATCAGGGCGGTTCCAGAGCTATCGGCATTCCGAGAGGAGCTGCCCTAGAACACCACCAATGTGTTTAGTTCCTCTTCCTCGTGGAGGATATGGGACTCCTGTGAAATGGCCCGAGAGCAAAATGAAG ATATATTACAAGAATGTGGCACATCCAATACTCGACTCTTTCATCAAGAAACATAGTTGGGTGATGGAATCTGGGGCGCATCTTTTGTTTCCTGGGAACCAGTCTGAGTTCAAGGGCGGTGTTCTTCATTACCTTGAATTCATCGAAGAG ATGGTACCAGATATTGAATGGGGGAAGAACATTCGTGTAGTGCTGGACATTGGATGTACAGATTCGAGCTTTGCAGCCTCTCTCCTTGATAAGGATGTTATCATATTATCTCTGGGGTTGAAGGACGACCTCGTAGATCTAGCTCAGGTTGCACTTGAACGAGGTTTTCCCACCATAATTAGCCCATTCGCGACTAGAAGGCTTCCTTTCCCGAGCATGGTATTTGATGCTATTCACTGTGGAGGATGCAACATTCTCTGGCATCACAGGG GGGGGAGGCTGCTTCTGGAGATGAACAGGATTCTCAGGCCTAGCGGATACTTTATCTTGTCGAGTAAGCAcgagagcattgaagaagaagaag CCATGTCGACATTGACAGCATCCATCTGTTGGAATATCCTCGCTCACAAAACTGATGAAGTCAGTGAAGTGGGAGTCAAAGTGTACCAGAAGCCTGAATCAAACGATATATATGAGCtgagaaggaagaaaaatcCTCCTCTGTGCAAGGAGAGCGAAAACCCAAATGCAGCTTG GTATGTTCCTATGAAGACTTGCTTGAATACAATTCCTGCTTCAATTGAAGAAAGGGGAACAGAGTGGCCTGTAGAGTGGCCCGATAGACTTGAAACTTTACCTGATTGGCTGGAAAACAAGGACAAGTTATCTGCTGACACCAACCACTGGAATGCTATATTTAAGAACTCATATCTCAGCGGTATTGGCATCGACTGGTCCAGTATCCGAAATGTAATGGACATGAAAGCCATCTATGGAGG ATTTGCTGCTGCTCTCTCGCAACAGAATGTGTGGGTGATGAACGTGGTACCAGTTCATGCGCCTGATACACTTCCCATCATTTTTGAACGCGGTCTCATCGGAATCTACCACGACTGGTGTGAGTCATTTGGTACTTATCCGAGATCATACGATCTCTTGCACGCTGATCATCTCTTCTCGAGGCTTAAGAACAG GTGTAAGCAGCCTGTGGCTATCGTAGTAGAAATGGACCGAATTTTACGTCCTGGAGGTTGGGTGATTGTACGGGATAAGGTTGAGATATTGGATCCATTGGAGGGAATATTGAGAAGCTTGCACTGGGAAATTCGACTAACTTATGCTCAGAACAAGGAAGGTATACTCTGTGCACAGAAAACTTTGTGGCGTCCATAG
- the LOC116213658 gene encoding uncharacterized protein At1g01500-like — MEEVANRSLDIIRYSSHYQPLARSSLSWFDVRVFYVRISNLQVDDSTPEWLTVNHIPLDPDTLLEVNGSRSGIYSDGVGFHLRRDRADKKSEEATFVSTDNIRLTGSVKFEVLEREDLILSGVLEVCNTNGFVGDSKDNVKRKWSMICEPGKSSDSGFSKKTESLPINIEVYIAGCFSGSPVILTKTLQISSRRKHTQRRLLDAIPETETECLDKDESSGLGLQVTEYQSKTEDEEDYNYNYNDMYWRRMEYMDGEDGELSWFNAGVRVGVGIGLGICVGIGVGVGLLVRTYRVTTRNFSRRLV; from the exons ATGGAGGAAGTAGCCAACCGCAGCCTCGACATAATCCGATACTCCTCCCATTACCAGCCCCTTGCGAGATCCTCCCTTTCGTGGTTTGATGTGAGGGTGTTCTACGTGAGGATCAGCAATCTCCAGGTCGATGATTCAACCCCAGAGTGGCTCACGGTTAATCACATTCCGCTGGATCCCGACACCCTTTTGGAAGTTAATGGTTCCAGGAGCGGCATTTACTCCGATGGAGTCGGGTTCCACCTCAGGCGGGACAGGGCGGACAAGAAATCTGAGGAGGCTACATTCGTCAGCACTGATAATATAAGGCTCACAGGGAGTGTCAAGTTCGAGGTCCTAGAAAGGGAAGACCTTATCCTCTCGGGGGTCCTGGAGGTGTGTAACACTAATGGGTTCGTCGGGGACTCAAAGGATAACGTGAAAAGGAAGTGGAGCATGATTTGTGAGCCGGGAAAGAGTTCAGATTCTGGCTTTTCGAAGAAAACTGAGTCACTTCCAATAAATATCGAGGTCTACATTGCGGGTTGTTTTTCAGGATCGCCAGTAATCTTAACAAAGACCCTGCAGATCAGTTCACGGAGGAAGCACACTCAGAGAAGATTGTTGGATGCAATACCAGAAACTGAGACTGAGTGCCTTGACAAAGATGAGTCCTCTGGCCTTGGGTTACAG GTCACTGAATACCAGAGCAAGACCGAGGATGAAGAAGACTATAACTACAACTACAATGACATGTACTGGAGGAGGATGGAGTACATGGATGGTGAAGACGGTGAGCTGTCATGGTTCAATGCCGGTGTCAGGGTGGGAGTGGGGATCGGCCTCGGGATATGCGTGGGGATAGGAGTAGGAGTCGGATTACTGGTCCGGACTTACCGGGTGACTACCCGGAACTTCAGTAGACGGCTTGTCTGA
- the LOC116213659 gene encoding phosphatidylinositol transfer protein PDR16, with protein MFRRWNNSHSHQENDSLPSESKVNELKAALGPLSERNLQYCSDACLRRYLEARSWNTEKANKMLEETLKWRSAYKPEEICWDEVAVEGETGKVYRASFHDREGRSVLILRPAMQNTASLDNNIRHLVYLIENAILNLPEGQEQMSWLIDFTGWSLGTSVPVKSAKDTINILQNHYPERLAIAFLYNPPRIFEAFWKIVKYFLDAKTFQKVKFVYPKNKDSVELMRSFFDEENLPTEFGGKANLKYDHEEFSRLMAQDDVKAANLWGFNQKAEKISHPSAKHTGAEVAPEPTVVAPPAS; from the exons ATGTTTCGCCGATGGAACAACTCTCATAGTCACCAGGAGAACGATTCACTGCCGTCTGAGTCAAAG GTGAATGAGCTTAAAGCTGCGCTGGGGCCATTGTCTGAGCGCAATTTACAGTACTGCAGTGATGCTTGCCTGAGGAGATATTTAGAAGCTCGGAGCTGGAACACAGAGAAAGCGAATAAGATGCTGGAAGAGACTCTGAAATGGAGATCGGCCTACAAGCCCGAGGAAATCTGCTGG GACGAAGTTGCAGTGGAAGGCGAGACTGGAAAAGTTTACAGAGCAAGTTTTCACGACCGTGAGGGAAGGTCTGTTCTCATATTGAGACCAGCAATGCAG AACACGGCATCACTAGACAACAACATCCGTCATCTAGTTTATCTCATTGAGAATGCGATCCTTAACCTTCCAGAAGGTCAGGAACAGATGTCGTGGTTGATAGATTTCACTGGTTGGTCCTTGGGCACGAGCGTTCCTGTTAAATCAGCGAAGGACACCATCAATATCCTTCAGAATCATTACCCCGAGAGGCTAGCAATTGCATTCTTGTACAACCCTCCTCGGATTTTTGAAGCATTCTGGAAG ATTGTAAAATACTTCTTGGATGCGAAAACCTTCCAGAAGGTGAAGTTTGTGTACCCGAAGAACAAGGACAGCGTAGAGCTCATGCGATCTTTCTTCGACGAGGAGAATCTCCCCACAGAGTTTGGGGGAAAGGCCAATCTAAAGTACGACCATGAGGAATTCTCGAGGCTAATGGCTCAGGACGATGTTAAGGCGGCCAACCTATGGGGATTCAATCAGAAGGCCGAGAAGATCTCTCACCCAAGCGCTAAGCACACAGGTGCTGAGGTGGCTCCCGAACCTACAGTTGTTGCACCACCCGCTAGCTGA
- the LOC116215513 gene encoding uncharacterized protein LOC116215513 has protein sequence MARINMRPFPLKVAYTIRTFISRRLSLSSSPATVSPLSDFFRSALVRLRSRRSSSIFEQIGRRSIDRAWVRAASVVVRAVLVRCCVRMRGRSFGSDSFRSCVRLVMNESEEAGRISPVLRRVCKKPSSEQALCLWRRGKGSSVKIVCCTGCGCLSSYSGLLRRGWPWRDLLGSACSDRLRA, from the exons ATGGCGCGAATAAATATGCGACCTTTTCCCCTGAAAGTTGCTTATACCATTCGTACATTCATATCTCGtcgtctctctctttcttcctcGCCGGCCACAGTTTCTCCTCTCTCTGATTTCTTCAGATCTGCGCTAGTCCGTCTACGATCTCGCCGGTCCTCCTCCATATTTGAGCAGATCGGCAGACGATCTATCGATCGAGCATGGGTTCGAGCTGCTTCCGTGGTGGTGAGGGCCGTACTGGTCCGGTGCTGCGTGCGGATGCGTGGAAGGAGCTTTGGATCGGATTCTTTCCGATCTTGTGTTCGTCTTGTGATGAACGAATCGGAGGAGGCCGGTCGAATTTCGCCGGTGTTGAGGCGTGTCTGCAAGAAACCTAGTTCAGAGCAGGCTTTGTGCTTATGGAGACGTGGAAAAGGAAGCTCCGTGAAGATAGTTTGCTGTACAG GGTGCGGTTGCTTGAGCTCATACTCCGGGCTGCTTCGTCGGGGTTGGCCGTGGCGGGATCTTTTGGGAAGTGCTTGCAGTGACAGGCTTCGGGCTTGA